The DNA window TCCCGTCGTGGAGGAAAGCGGATATCCCTCCACGTCCACCCCTGCCACATAGGCCGGGAGTTGCTGCCCACCACCCCGCGCAGATGTCGGCAGTACCTCCTCTGGGGTCGTGGGATCGTACTGATCTTCTTCACCGTGCTCGTACGTCCACGCCGCCTCCACCTCCTCCCCGCTCACCTCCGTCTCAATCTCGCCCACGACCGCCGCCGAACTGCCGCCCTCCACCGGCATCTCTTTGATCTGCACCGTCGCGGGCGTCCCGTCCTCGATCCCCTTCGCCGTCGCGGTCACGGTCACCTCCTCGCCCACGGCGGCCTCCGTCTTGGACCACTCCGCGCCCTTTACGCTCTTGACCGTGGCCGTGCCGCTTCCTTCCGGCAGCATCGAGCGCCGCACCCGCCCGTCCCCCTGCAGCCAGTGCTCGGAGGTCTCCCCCGCCGGATCCTCCAGCGCGTAGGGCACCCCGGCCATAGCATTTCCCGCCGCGTCCTCAAACGCAAAGTCGATCCAGTGCTCCACGAGCTCGGTCGCCTCCGGCGAGCCACCTTCCGCCGCCGCGGCGGTCGCCACCGCCCCCTGCACGCCCNNNNNNNNNNNNNNNNNNNNNNNNNNNNNNNNNNNNNNNNNNNNNNNNNNNNNNNNNNNNNNNNNNNNNNNNNNNNNNNNNNNNNNNNNNNNNNNNNNNNNNNNNNNNNNCTGCACACCCGCGCTGCCGCCTCCGCCTCCTCCACTGCCCCCGGCACCTCCACCAATGATGACGGGGCCGGAGCCCCCGATCATCACCATGCCCGAGCCCCCGATCATCACCGGGTTGCCCCCGCTGTTGATCATCACCGTCGGCTCTCCGCCCACGATCGTGTCCGGCGGGCCACTGCACGTGCACACGTCGCCCATCCGCGCCGCCGGCATTCCATTGATCATCACCGTCGGAGCGCCCATCGAAATG is part of the Salinibacter sp. 10B genome and encodes:
- a CDS encoding PAAR domain-containing protein; translation: MPAAARQGDPTAHGGTIAVGDPTVLINGLPAARQGDMHVYPMCNPGPSPHVGGPISMGAPTVMINGMPAARMGDVCTCSGPPDTIVGGEPTVMINSGGNPVMIGGSGMVMIGGSGPVIIGGGAGGSGGGGGGSAGVQ